CGAAGCTGGCCTGGACCATCACGGGGACCTTGCGGCCGGTGTCGTCGAAAGCACGCCTGGCCGCAGCGATGAAGACTTTGATCTGCAAGAGGTCCTGCGCGGTTTCGCTAAGCAGCACGTCTGCCCCACCGTCGAGAACGCCTTTGACGTTGTCGTAGTAGCTGGCCTCCATGGTGTCCCAGTCGACATTGCCAAACGAAGCGATCTTCGTGCCCGGGCCAACGCTGGCGATGGCGTACCGGGGGGAATCGGGCGTCTCGTAAGCGTCACAGGCACTGCGTGCGATCTCGGCTGCTCGACGGCTCACCTCGTAGGCCCGGTCTTCCATCTCCGCCTCGGCCATGACGATCCGGTTCCCACCGAAGCTGTTGGCCTGGACGGCATCGCAGCCGATTTCGAGAAACGACTTGTGGATCGACTCGATGACGTCGGGCCGAGAGAGATTGAGCACCTCGCTCATGTTCTCCTGGCCCATCCAGTCCTTGTCGAGATCGAGCTCGATTTCCTGCAACGCACTGCCCATGGCGCCGTCGAGGACGACGACGCGTTCGTTGACGAGATTGAGGAAAGGCTTGCGATCGCT
This genomic interval from Planctomycetota bacterium contains the following:
- a CDS encoding homocysteine S-methyltransferase family protein — protein: MSDRKPFLNLVNERVVVLDGAMGSALQEIELDLDKDWMGQENMSEVLNLSRPDVIESIHKSFLEIGCDAVQANSFGGNRIVMAEAEMEDRAYEVSRRAAEIARSACDAYETPDSPRYAIASVGPGTKIASFGNVDWDTMEASYYDNVKGVLDGGADVLLSETAQDLLQIKVFIAAARRAFDDTGRKVPVMVQASFDLNNGANMLTGPDPETFVATFVPFYDSGEIDVLGLNCAYGPQELSEAVRTIAAHWPGPVSVVPNAGLPIMVNGQSQFPLQPHDFAAGVERFVREVGVNIVGGCCGTKVQHLKALIDRLGQNAPATATA